The Branchiostoma lanceolatum isolate klBraLanc5 chromosome 1, klBraLanc5.hap2, whole genome shotgun sequence genomic sequence CCCCGTGTTTGTGTGATGATCCCGACCGGCGACCCGTGTTGCGATCCGCTTGTTTTGGAAACAGATCTGATCCTTCCCGCCAATGTTGTCAGTTCGCGGGGTTTCCCCTCCAGgctcttgtttatttattttcccTATCTATGATTTATGTTTTGTTCCGAAGGTCCCCCATCTTCTTGTACAAAACCTGACGTCTAGACGGGGACAAAAAGGACAGCAATATTATTTTCTGTTGTACAATGTCTACCGGTGTCGCAGAAAGAATTCGTTACACCCCCGTCGCAGACCGGGGTATTGATCAGCTCACCGttatgttttgtaattctaTATTCCAAATATTCAAAGCATGGATTCCTCTACAATATGCATGGCGAGTTGATTGACGTTTTCATGATGTAGATCGTTTATTTTCAGGTTGCTTGTGGCAATTGTAGTCTGAGCTTATAGGAGTTGTTGTGTTCGGTAGTATGTTTGCGTTTCATACGAGCCGctctaataaaataaaaacgaTATAGGCTTTCTTGTCAAATACAGCTTTTCATGTAAAAATTAGACCGCTACTAAATTGATTATGTCTCAAAATACAAATTGTTTCTAACCATTTATTACAGGCTATTCCTACTAAACACCCTCTTTTACACCTGAACATGATAATGGAATAACCCATATATGCGTTCACCTTTGGCGTTAAATTAGGCCTTTTGTTATAGAGAGGGTTGTTATGTTGTTATGTCGACTTTCCACATTTTTTGCACAAAGCCATCTGGTAGTAAATGCGCCAGACTGTTTAGTGTTTGTGCCATCAATGTCTGGTTTGCTGCAATGTGGCTTTATAATAGAAAAACCAAACATTTAGTTCAGAAAAGTTCCCAATTGTTTTGCCAGGTCATTGATGGTTAATATTGCCATAGAGTTACATAGACAGTATGAGTATGACATTACTATGACCTTCAAAATTATAGCTGGTTGTTGCAAACCATGGTTCGTAAAACTCTTCCGGCAAAACATTTCCGACAGCCCGACATATGCGGTCAAGGACATCATACTGAATATAGCATCCTTGATATGGTTAGATAGTGCAGTACGTGTTTATGCGGACcttcaaatatgaaaaaaaattaatactcAGCTGCTTTCTTAACAGTTGGTTATCTGTTGCGCACATTAATGTCGGTCACTGACAATTGAACTAGCGATTAAACAGTTCATCAGACTGCTTAAACTTGCAGAACTTGTTCTTTTAAGGTGGGATATTTGCATTTGAATGAAGGGGTCTGTTCAAACTGGTACAATTTACCTGCCCAGTGAACTATGTGAGTATATCCCCTCTGGCAGACCTTTTGTCCATGTGAACACAGTAGTGACCTTAGCATTTATCAATGACACCAATAGAGCCTCACTACTGTTTACAACAATAATATTATTCACAGAACCCACAccttacagaaaaagtgggatctttcatcttccactgtccTGGAAAAAGTCgtcaaacccaataagttagaatttagtgtcagtagttaaactaaagtaactgttgtagaatactatattgttcactgtctgtctgttcttttcatgttaaatgtatttgcaattaacctacgggcaagaacttgcattAAACTTCCATTATTATCTGTACTTCTATACTAAGATGacagtataaatacatggatTAAGGTTTTCATCAAACCCCATACATACCCCTATGGCCTGAATTATAAATAGTGCAGCTGTATATATCTGTCCTCTATGTGTGGCATTTGGTCCAACACTACCCTGTGCCATATTGTACTCTCATAAAGGGTTTGTTTATTGTGATCATAAAGCATACAGAATGGAAAGAATTTCAATTTACATTTATCATATTGCAATTGCTTCTTGTGTAATTTAATATTGTATACTGGTATACATTTATGTGCACACTTTACAGGTTATCTGTTTTATCATTGACCTTGAGAAAATTTTTGATAATCTAAGCCAGACTCACTTGATTGTATGCACGCATCATTGTTTTcctctgtttaaaaaaaagttagcAACTATATACTGTAAGTCgtgcaaagaagctgcaaaatgtgcaaataaatgTCTTAAACTGGAAAAATAATTGGAAAACTAATACTAATGGGCAAAgtctttcaaagtcaaagaagaagatgtgaagaactTGAAATAAACAGTTTAATCAATTATTGTTTGATAACGTTATACCAACTGATATACGTCATACATTTCTTTAGGTATCTGACAAGGTAATGAGAACTCAGCATTGTGATGGTTACATGCTGGGGAATTTTTAACAAAGCTAGGATACGTTGGCTGATATATTTTGACTATCCATATTAACACTGCAATAATAAATGTCATTTATAACTAAACCTTGTGTGATTGGTATAGATTCCTCCTTGATTCATCTCAGTGTTGTTCATATTGCAGAGAATGGTAAAGCAACGTCCAACCAGGAGATGCACAATGTGGTGCGGTCCCTGGGACTGCAGGGGCCGGTGTCTGCTGTTACCTTCCAGGACGGAGGAACGTTCGCCGTGTTTCACAATGAAGGCGGCAGGTGAGAAAATACCTCTGTCAGCAGGAAAATACTTAAAGTCTTGAagtatagatagataaaaaaaatcaaggaaaCTAAGTATCCAAcccacaaaaaataaaaaaaggatcCGTTTTATTTACTCCTAGATCTGTGGAGGTGTTTTGTGACTTTATCAAGGTCAAGGCCtgtttacattgtatgttaatAAAGTTTGACAGTTTAAGGGTTCTACATTCAATTCATGATGAAATACATCATAGGCAATGCATTGTTTTACAACGGGGAGAATTATTGCAGTGCAATCACTCTCAGACAGTTGTGAACCCTATTACATAGTAACTGTTCAGTGGTTTCTGAAGTGTATATTACATGCATCCATAGTCACAATGTCCCTTAATTTGTCTTTGTCTACCAACATGTATAaccaagaaaacagttactcaagcaactggatagatttttcatctttttgcaactgtcagacatttcagaatcTGAAGGAGGTTTTTGAAGAAATCCCCAAGGGCATGAAGGGCCGTGGCAATTCGATGTAAACCATTTCAGGCAcgggtgcaagtttgcatcgCGGACGCAAGATGTAAACCGTTTCCATTCAGAATATACCTGAAACGGTTCGAACCGGTTTACATTTtcaatcatgaacggggccttaGTGTTCTCttgtatatacagtagaatccgcttaactgcaccacccatgcATTTGTCCGCGTTTTTGGtacaattatccggctggtgcaattatgcgaaatgcccagctggaccgcaccaccatgggcgagggggtgtattgttagtcagaaacactagcataaagaaaacagacgaaattattcagttattaactttatttattgaccctttgctgtaaataaagaaatgactacgaacctgttttgattttgcattctttcacttttccatgcgatctaccgcattacaacacacataatgttacaggggaggcattctgaaacatcgtcataccactcatgggataacagtttctgtgttacattacgtagagtgcagttgtaccgccatgaaactaggaattgaaactaaaacttggttactgattacgggtgacccgcccgggacctcccatacgattcctatcaacgtaactgtcaatggagtccgccttcttttgttactcaaaacagttttaaacatattggcggtattgtgcctttacaccggcaggtatcggctcttttgtaccgcgtttgccgattttagcgcaccttttcagttaacttgtggagaatttttgaaaaaagttggtgcagttatccggcattggtgaccatgcgcggtgcagatatgcggagtcactaacaatgcagtgaatgggaaccggtttttggaaattgggattcggtgcaattaaatggaaggtgcgtttatccgaggtgcaattaagtggcttcgtctgtacctggatgtcaaaccttcatcgacattcATGTGTTAAACCATAGAATCAAGAaatctattgatttttttctccagcCATGCAACACTGAGAGTTTATCCCCAAGGCCTGGTGACACTAGATGTTCAACAGTGGGTAGAGGAAGGGGGAGAGCCCAAGATAACAGAAGAGGTAAGTCAACACTAAAAGTTCTTACAGACCAAGTACCtgaatgataacaataactatGTGTTTTTTAAGCAATCAGTTATGTGACAATATCAGACCAAAGTCCACCGAATGTTGTTCATGATAGATTATAAATTACAgttactgtgaattcatttactAAATTGCtgtcagtggttttattttgtagtaggagggaaaaggaggtaCTTGCATTATTGATAGaagcaattctgtagtacagtgtagtacatgtaatataaagGAGACATTTTCTCAATGTCATGAATTTGGGGTAGAGAGGTCGTCACCGCagaaaaaacgtgaaaataaaaccatcacaaaagtTTAAAGATGTACAGTATTCTACTGCTATGGTAGTGAATCCATCGGTTCTTTAAAACAGAATGTTTCCGTTTTTCCCTCCAGAGTTTGAAAGATGTGGAGCAGAAGTTCAGACGAGTCTTGTCCTCCAAGAAGTCCAAAAGGCTGGTGGAGTTTCTCTTTGGTGTGAGACCGGCGACAGTTCCTTTTCTCTCCATGTTTGGTTGTCTAGCAACCGCAGCGTTGTCATAGCAACTGAACAGTGGTGTCCTGTCTGCCATGTCCATGTCCGTGGTGATGTTCAGGACTGTTCCATTTTTAATTCAGGGAGAGTTGGACTACAATCATGTGAATCACAAGCCTATTTTAAAGAAAGCAGTGCCACTCAGCAACCAGCTGAAATTGGAAGTGAATTAAAGGGATTGACTAAGGAAGTTATCTTATTCGTtgtcccctcccctcccctagCTATGTAAATGGAACTGTCCTGTCAAGGTGTACAATAGAACATGATAAATATTCTATTTAGtgctattttattttattttattatgatattttagatATATGTCACTTTAAGTTGTTAGTATTATCAAATTACCAATAGACTCACGATAActtgattttcaatgttgcaGCTTTCACATTTCGTTTAGATATAGAGTGAATAATCAAATTTGTTTGCATAACTTGCAAGGTTTGCTTTTATTGGTAATGAATCAACATCTCTTCACATAGAAAAGGGATATCTGTTATCTAAGATTTTAACAAAGCAACACTTGAAACAAAGACATTATACACACCCGTTCCCTTCTTAATTCATGGGTGTTCTCATGTACCGTTCTGTCTTTGTCAATTTTACACCTTAAATGCTATTGAGATTATCATGTCCCATCAAAGCAATAGCATAACATCGCATGACTTTAAGTGTAATATGATACATTTCATCTTATACATCATCATGATATTGACACAAGCAAAAACATGGAGTGTTAAGATTCTAGTTTACTTTTCAGACTTCCGTTTATCAAGCGTGGCATGCGGCTGGATCCGTACATCACCACCACCAGTGAACAGATCGTAGAGTACGACTTCGATCGTGTTGTTTACGAGGAAAACTCGCCGTACCAGAACATTAAAATCCTCCACTCACCGCAATATGGCAACTTGCTGCTACTGGACGATGACCAGAGTAAGGACATTTCATATTGATGCAAGTTTTGACTAATTGAATATTATAGGAATTAAAGGCATTGAATATGGTATTATTATATGCCAAATACTCTTATACTCTTCTATCTTCTATCTATCTTCTGTCAtgccatacatttgtatgtgatgAAAAAATTAACTTAGAATATGTCCACTGCCggaaaaaataattttgtaaGGGGTAAGCCACTTTTGCAAAGGGTAAGCCTCTGCTGTATCAATGTTTGCATATGTTAATACGTTACTGTCACAGTGACAGTCTTTAAAAAATATCATGCATGTCCTGCTACTCCATCTGTGAATAGTGGAAGGCTAAATGCTTAGTAATCATAAACCTAAATTACATTTTATGTGCCACTAGATAACCATGTAGTTGATTCTGTAAACTTACAATGCCTTAATGCAACATACATTTGCCACAAAAACACTGAAGGTGTCCATATCATCATTTTTCCCTGTGTTAAATAACAATATAGACCGATACATTCAAAACTTGTTGTCAATGGTTGTTACTACAGATTTGGCTGAGAGCGATGCGGCCTACACATACGCCATGACGGGAAACGGTCGCGAGGACTTCATGAACAAAGACGTCCTGATCCTCGGGGGCGGCGACGGCGGGATCCTGTACCACCTCCTCCAACAGAACCCCAAGTTTGTCACCATGCTGGAGATATCCTTTCTATATGGAGCTAATCGTACACTGTAAAATGTattcaagtttgcatggtttttgtttcgcggtagggagaaaatggagtgtttgcggtggttttaagtttgcatttgagacaatagtagacagcTAGGAGGGCaaaactttcgcggtggttcacggcgaagagcttaccacgaaaaccgccaacataaaaccactgcaaacatttctgcatttgcagtaacaGTCCAATCTGGTggggcaaccacctggcacaagCCACATAaaaacagtcctgtcccttTTTAcctagttaaccccaccctgtcctgtagcctcagcaaccacctgccttcAACAACCATTTcccccttgagtggttgctgaatccagggtTGATTTTTAAAGAATTGTCCATTCTTCTCTCAACCTCTCATAATGTAATTGTCATTCATTCCCAGAAACAAACCTTATTTGAATGAGTAACAGATTAGATTTAAGAAAAAGGTGAAAAGAAATTCCCACAGTGTTGGTGTTCTATTGATCACCTGAGGCATATTGTGCCCGGAATTTTAAAAAGCCTCTTGGGTTCCTCAGGGGTATTTCCAAACCATCACGCAAGATTTTCACTGCAGTCATGGTTTGTCATATAAACCCCATGGTGTGCCGTGACTGGTCAGCTTTTCATGCAGCAGTAACACCTATATAGGCACATCTGGCCTTCACATATTCTCATTGTCACTAACTACAATTAATGAGTGTTTTCAATGGGGAACCAGCTCATTCATGGTCAGTATCATTCTGACTCAAATAACTATAACACCTGTTCTGTACACCTAACATCTGTCAATGATAAGCCAATCAAAGTGAATGTGGCATCTTAATAGCCTCAGTTCACCGCCAAATCCTGTGTGTGTTTAATGTTACGCTTCAAAAGTCTGCTTGAATATCGGTCCATTCATTCAGCATCTTTACATGGCAGACAACAGCAGAGGTTGACAGTTTCCATTGGCTGACTCAACAGATGTGTAAATGATGCGGCTCCCTCTGCATCCTCTGTCCATCAATCATCCCCAGCGATGTGTCAGACCATATATTTCTCCATCTGGGAAATGGATGGGATAGCATCTTTATTGGTTTTGCCAATTTTACTAGCATCTGTTTGGGATAGTCGGCCATATCTTCTTTTACGCCACTTTGATTTGTTTTGGAGTGATTGCTCTCCTGATAATGATCCTATTATTGATTATAAAGGTGCAAAATGTTATTAACACCATATCATGGGAGGGGGGTAGGACAATGAAGGGTTTTGTCATGTTGCTTAAACCATTCTGTCTATTCTCATGTATTTCTTTAATCTTACTTTTTCTCagtaataattgtaaaaaaaatcaaaaccttgATTCAAGATGCATAACTGTTGAAATTAAACACTTCAGGCTTGAATGATCCtcattatttgcatgataaccACAAATTCAGTTTGATTAGTACAGTTCATACACTGTAGTATTGCCATGATTTGATACCTGGAGCTGGTTACACTTACACCCCATGATAACATTAGCCTATTTATACTGTTTtatcaattttgaaaattccaGATTTTACTAAAACTGAATCCACAATTGACAATACcatcatcatatttcaataAATAGGGCCCTCTTATACAAAAAATGATTTGATAACAGGGAATCACCGTTTTATTAATTACCTTCAGATGATTCAGTAGCTAGAACAAACCTTCTATTCAATGTAACTTAGACATGAGCATGACATACCAAACAGCAGGGCTGTAAATGGCCTATACGACATGGTTTTTGATATCCATGCCTCCTCTCAGTCTTCCCAAATTGGTTCTCCCATGAGGTAATGGCTTTTGAGTCACGTGTGCAATTACTGATCTGTTAGCCTCTTTGGAAGGCTTACTGAATTATGGCCAGTCTTTATTACCTAAAGTGATAAAGTGACAGACAGACTCAGAGTATGTTTCTGACTACAGTGTTGCAGTTTACATCAAGTCAACTAAAACCTGTACTCAAGGATGAAAATGTCTAGGGATAATTGGAAATAAGACTAAAAAGTTGATGATAATAATTTATCACCAATAGATTAGATCTAAAACATGCCATACCATTAAAGATTATACAGCAGGACTGTCATTCTTTTAATTGGGAAGTCTTAATTATTTAGTGTAAAATGACTAATGTTATATCGTTGTCAAGTGTCCACTGATTATTACTTGTAGTAGATTACCTCACCTTGGTTCTAGAAGGGATAAACCAGTATGTGTTAAGGGGAGAGTACATAACACAAATACTGTTATTTTGATTCCCcacccttttttttcattttcatgccACACTTAGCATAAAAGATCTACCGGTAGATGATGGTAATGTTACTATACCTTGTGCATATGTTTTCAAAATCCTTGCCACAAA encodes the following:
- the LOC136433178 gene encoding spermine synthase-like isoform X1, with the protein product MPAYNLLLDFQVAPTILETSENGKATSNQEMHNVVRSLGLQGPVSAVTFQDGGTFAVFHNEGGSHATLRVYPQGLVTLDVQQWVEEGGEPKITEESLKDVEQKFRRVLSSKKSKRLPFIKRGMRLDPYITTTSEQIVEYDFDRVVYEENSPYQNIKILHSPQYGNLLLLDDDQNLAESDAAYTYAMTGNGREDFMNKDVLILGGGDGGILYHLLQQNPKFVTMLEIDQMVIDAATKYLRGICHDCFDSLSGDNYLVRVEDCVPVLEQYAQDGKTFDYVINDLTDIPISQEPTVFSLSAEDTCDLPQKILDLSLKVLKKTGKYWTHGANTNNVPQKFEEQLKHLLPPVDFLKEVIAIPSYHELWAFYTIWKAS
- the LOC136433178 gene encoding spermine synthase-like isoform X2, yielding MPAYNLLLDFQVAPTILETSENGKATSNQEMHNVVRSLGLQGPVSAVTFQDGGTFAVFHNEGGSHATLRVYPQGLVTLDVQQWVEEGGEPKITEESLKDVEQKFRRVLSSKKSKRLPFIKRGMRLDPYITTTSEQIVEYDFDRVVYEENSPYQNIKILHSPQYGNLLLLDDDQNLAESDAAYTYAMTGNGREDFMNKDVLILGGGDGGILYHLLQQNPKFVTMLEIDQMVIDAATKYLRGICHDCFDSLSGDNYLVRVEDCVPVLEQYAQDGKTFDYVINDLTDIPISQEPTEDTCDLPQKILDLSLKVLKKTGKYWTHGANTNNVPQKFEEQLKHLLPPVDFLKEVIAIPSYHELWAFYTIWKAS